From the genome of Mustela erminea isolate mMusErm1 chromosome 3, mMusErm1.Pri, whole genome shotgun sequence:
aaattttcatcatcgcTAGCCCTCAgcgagattcaaattaaaaccactttgagatatcaccttacaccagttagaatggccaaaattaacaagacaggaaacaacatgtttggAAAAAGatgtgttggtggggatgtggagaatggggaaccctcttccactgttggtgggaatgcaattggtgcagcctctttggagaacagtgtggagattcctcaagaaattaaaaatagaacttccctatgaccctgccattgcactagtgggtatttaccccaaagatacagatgttatgaaaagaagggccatctgtaccccaatgtttatagtagcaatggccacggtcgccaaactatgaaaagaagcaagatgcccttcaacggacgaatggataaggacaatgtggtccttatacactacgagtattatgcctccatcagaaaggatgaatactcaacctttatagcaacatggacgggattgtaagagattatgctgagtgaaataagtcaagcagagagagtcaattatcatatggtttcacttatttgtggagcataacaaatagcatggagggcatgggaagatagagaggagaagggagttggggaaattggaaagggaggtgaatcatgagagactatggactctgaaaaacaatctgagtggtttgaagtggcagggggtgggaggtcggggtaccaggtggtgggtattatagagggcttggattgcatggagcacttggtgtggtgcaaaaataatgaatactgttatgtcaaaaataaataataaataaataaataaataaaacaaaataaataaataaataagataaatttttaagagGATGTACAGATGAGATATTCAGAAATAActctacagacaaagggctgtgATAtccgagatctataaagaactcttcaaactcaatactccaaaaaagataatcatgtcaaaaatgggcagaagacatgaacagacactttccaaagaaggcatacaaatggctaacagacacatgaaaaacgatttatcatcattagccatcagggagattcaaattaaaatcacattataccagttagaatggccacaatAAACAAGACAACAAACAGCAAAAGtaggagaggatatggagaaaggggaacccaattacactcttggtgggaatgcaagttggtgccaccactttggaaaacagtgtgtacattccttaagaaattcaaaatagagctaccctatgactctacaattgcactgggtatttacctcaaagatagatgtaatgaaaagaagggccatatgtaccccaatgctcatagcagcaatggccacagtcaccaaactgtggaaagatccaagaagcccttcaatagacaaatggataaagaagatatggtccatatatacaacagagtattattcCTCCATAAGAAAGAGTGAATACCCAatttctgtatcaacatggacaggactggagcagattatgctgagtgaaataagtcaagtaaagagagtaaattatcatatggattcacttacttgtggagcataaggaataacacggagaacattgggagacagagagcagaagtgagttgggggaagttggagggagagacaaagcatgagagactgtggactctgagaaacaaactgaggattttggaggggaggggtatcggtggttgggtgagcctggtagtgggtattaagaagggcacttattgcaaggagcactggatgtggtgcataaacaatgaatcttggaacactgaaaaaataaaattaaattaaataagaaaaagaaagtgtcacATCTGAGAAATCTTCTAGTCCTTCAACCGAAGGCTAGAAAAACAGATATGTTATAATGACAGAGAATTCTCAAAGGAAGATAcaattttctgttaattttggaCAAGCAACTGGTAAGCTAAACTCTTTTTGTTGGGGAAGAAGAAATTCAACTGTCAGATATACTTTTTGGAATCATCTGATAAGTAATCCATTGTCAGACAGTTGAAGAGTTGGAATTAAAGTATGAATTTCAAGTTTCTATTGGTAAAATGTTCAATAGTCTCtgttccaaaacaaacaaacaaacaaaaatactaatattgTAGGTACTAAAAACTTAAGGgcagacaacaaaaacaatgaaattcaaTGGCCAATTTTTCACACATCTTCCTCTTTTTGTCTATTGTGCATTTCCCTAGACAAACAGTTAGAATAAGCTGATTaatgtcttaattattttattgttctatATGCATTCTTCAATTTCAGCACATATGGCTTCTGCATATATGATCCAGATGTccatttcctttactttcttgTTTTAACTTACTTCTTAATGTGTTCCTTTCAGGGCTTTGTTCTATTGGCTACTCTTCATTTGGAGTTTAGCTTCTAGCTAACCCAGAAGGAAAGCATTTCCCCCCTCCACATTTGAGCAGTCCCATGgataatctgtaaaataatacattttaaaaaattgcaatgaCACCAatcaatatctatttttttcttatttataggtttatgtattattcattttatgtCTCTGTTCATTGAAAGCACACCGAAAacgatttctctctctctcctctttttttttaattcctaacaTTAAGCTTtgtatctaatatatatgtaatatttcttGACCTTttcagttaataataaataattctggAACAGTAACTAACAGtctgggaaatattttaaagtttgagaTAAATGTCTGaagtattaaaaagtaaaatatagacAATAGAACATAATGGAAGAAACATATGCAGACAAAATGGTTAAAACATTCTGAAATTATAGTGACTTTTAAACtagacttttatttaaaaatcaaccactggacgggactggaagagattatgctgagtgaaatcagtcaagcagagagaatcaatcatcacatggtttcacttatttgtggagcataacaaataacatggaggacatggggagttagagaggagaagagagttgggggaaattggaagggaggtgaatcatgagagactatggactctgaaaaacaatctgaggggtttgaagtggcgggggcgtgggaggttggggaaccaggtggtcggtattatagagggcatggattgcatgtagcactgggtgtggtgaaaaaataatgaatactgttatgctgaaaataaataaatttaattaaataagtaaataaaagaaataacaaaaccaaacttaaaaaaaaattcaaccactGGAAATGTGCCACAATAATCTGACTttctacatatgtatgtattcaaAAAACATTAGGTCttgttaaataattaatttataactTTCCCATACGTGAATGAAACTTTCAATATATATGAGTGCATGACCTCAAGATAATATAAACATTGAAAATCAGGATCTttgtttatattcctttctttatgtCCATAAGcttagaaaaaagatattttcttatgttGGATCATTTTATATAGAGTAAATGTGAAGTAATTATAGCTAATAGATGCTGCTTCCAGTCAGTGAACAGGAGAcaaattaggcacaaacaagtcagctgcaagagattgggagcagggTACAACAGTCAAAAAGACTGCTGCCCCAAGTAACTCCTCAGTCTcgcttttattagatagaaacagtAACCAACAGAAGAGTCAATGAAGGTCAAATATTAGTCCTATGTCTTGTAGATAAACAAGAGGGAGGGCAGAATATGTCTGTATaagaagtataaaatttataggtgaccaagcacattcaaaggacttatCTAAGTAGCCATAGGTGTTCTCaggggggaaaggggagataacggaaaaatgaagcaggcgaCATTCTGTCTTGAGCAGCCCGGGCATCCCAGCTACTCAGCTTCAAGGCCATATatcgtcctctcccccagaggcctgttgcagtatctgtttttcttaaggctgtatctaaatgtgcttggtaactagtaaaatttcccaagggttatattttaagtaatatattgTTCTGAGGGGCAGCTGCAAATATCAAATAAGAATGGCTAGGGTTCCTAATATGTTATTAGGAATCTTAAAACTATAAAGACATAGAACTTTGGGTTGTCTATAAGAAAGCAAAATGATTATGCATGACACAGTAATAGTGTGATATAAATACCTAGtattttagaacaattttctttttcttttttttaagattttatttatttgacagacagagatcacaagtaggcagagaggcaagcagagagagaggaggaggaagcagattccccactgagcagagagcccgatatagggcttgatctcaggaccctgggatcacgacctgagccaaaagcagaggctttaacccactgagcaacccggGCACCCCTAGAACAATTTTCTTAATCAACTTACATACACCTGGTAGCAAGTTGAGTTTGAAGCTCAGAATTAGACATAACTCATATGAAGACTAATTGTGTTCACACATTACTTATGAAACCCCTTTACcttaaaaaaaggatgaaatttttGCAGAAGCATGTAAGATatagtctatttttaattaaataattgttTATGTCAGTATTATTCTTATTCAATgtgtaaattgattttttaaatatttatttgtgccAACAGGCAGTGAAGAGAATCAAGCATGACCAATGTCACCTTGGTGGCAGGATTTCTCCTTGTGGGGTTTTCTAATATCCAAGAACTGCAGATATTATATTGGGTACTCTTCCTCATGATTTACCTGGCTATCCTAATGAGTAACCTTCTCATCATTACTCTCACTACCCTAGAACTGCAGATACAAACACCCATGTACTTTTTTCCTGAAGAACTTATTTTTCCTGGATGTGTTCCTTGTGTCTGTTCCAATCCCCAAATTCATTCTCAACAGCCTAACTTACAACAATTCCATTTCCACTTTAGGATGTGCCTTTCAGCTACTTTTAATGACTTCCTTTGAAGCAGGTGAGGTAATAGTCCTCACTGCCATGTCCTATGACTGCTATGTAGCTATATGCTGTCCCCTGAACGATGAGGTAACCATGAATGCTGGTGCCTGGTTACTGATGGCAGGTGTTTCTTGGGCCATTGGGGGGCTCTTTGGAACTCTGTACACCACTGGCACATCTTTTATGCCATTCTGTGGCTCCAATGTGATCCCACAGTTTTTTTGTGATGTGTCCTCATTGCTAAGGATTTCTTGTCCTGAAACACTCCTGGTAGTTTACACAAGTATTGGAACAGGTATTCTTAGGCATGTCTTGTTTCATCTGTATTGTGATCtcttatgtttatattttctccaCTGTGCTAAAGATTCCAACCTAGAAGGCCAATCAAAAGCTTTCTCCACGTGCTTTCCCCATCTCATTGTCTTTACTCTTTTTATTATAACTGCTTGTTTTGTCTATCTCAAACCATCTGCAAATCCACCCTCAGTTATTGACAGGCTGCTTTCTGTAATCTACACTGTGGTACCTCCAATACTTAACCCTATAAGCTATAGCCTGAGGAACAAGGATATGAAACAGGCTATTATGAGATTGCTGCACAAAACTTGTGGCCATTAGTCAGACTCCATTTAACACTGTCTGAAGTCAGTGCTCTAGTGCCTTACTGATTACAGTAGGATTTCTCATCAGAATTTCTCATTCTTAACTGCAATGGCTTGAGAGAAAAGGGTAATGTATTCACATATATGTAAGGAAATAAATGCTCAAGTGCTAAATTGACTGTTTCAAAAGTTGGATAATAACATTATAGCCAGCTAACACATATGTGTCAGGTTTCTCATTCTGTGATCTTCTATGACAAAGAATGTCTCCATTTGTGGtataactttctaaaaaaatttccttctgtttttcatggcgtttataatttttgtcattgaataactcattttctctattttattcactggaaatttttaaaaaaatgagacaacTTCAACAAGTACAGTACTATAAAGACCATGTGAGGTGAGATAAAAACTTACACTTTACTTTCCCAATACATCAGACCGTCTAGTGttgaagcaaaacagaaaaataataaaaaaataataatgcagtaGGCTAAGAAGCATTCTAAAGTTGTACTTACATCTGTAAGCAATACTCAGGAGAGACAcctaaaataaagacaaaatcctGGAGGGAGATACATCCCAGCACAATTCCTAAAGATAAGTAGTGGTCAACtgttaaaaacaagattttttgcATTTCTACTTGTCTATAATTCAGAAAGTTCTTTACCTCTCTTTGTGTCAGGATGAAAATTTCTAAACTGAATAAAAAGAAGCTATTAAATATAATTGTAGCAGAAGTTTCTCAGTTGGTAAAggactttcttttgtctttttcatgaaggcctacaatatatttttattaccttataTGTAGTCtacacagagatttttttaaagattttatttacttatttattttagagaaaaatcacaCAGAGATAGAATGAGgtggagaagcagacgccccacggagcagagagccaaatgtgagagttgatcccgggaccctgagatcatgaatttaGCTTAAGgaacatgcttaaccaactgagccagccaggtgcccctctacctaGAGATTCTCTGTCTTATGAAATAACCTTCTTGACTTTACATATGACATTATtctattgtttattatttaagggaaaaaaggcaaacatttcttagatattttcaatcatgttttcctcttttaaaaaaaatttcttttccgtgttccaaaattcattgtttatgcactacaccctgTGTTCCACACAATACGTGACTCTATAAATCTTAATACTAATGTTTTTTTATCACTTGAATTAAATAGATGATTGATATTGTTTCTCTGGcacatatgatctcatttaatcatgCCCCCGAATATCTTCTGACTAGCTTTGATTGTTACCATGCCAATATTGATtgtaaatgtatacataaatttTATCATAAGTGATTAAATATAACTCATAtatgttattaattaattttccCCATGGGATACATAGAAAagtcctcatttctttttgttctctaccCTTAAGGAAAGATATGGTGAATGTAATTAGATATATTTGATGTATATTGCATCAACTGCCAGAGTTACCtgggaaatcttaaaaaaaaaaagattcttagaCTGCCCATGGTAAAATGTATATTGGCAAAATGATATTGTCTCTAATATGTAAGAAATTGTATGCTTTATGGAAAATCCCTAGAGTTACCTTAGTTCTCTCACTATCTATAGTGCATCTTTATCAACAGATAAAACACCAACTAAAAagcaatctttttctttaaaagactgaCAGCTGgtaaaaatagaaggaataatTGTGTCACAAGATAGCTAAGCAAAAATCAGTAATGGACAATAAAACCTTCAGGAGAAAAGTTGTAAGAGAATACGGTATTGTCATAATGACAGGTGATGACTTCGACTGAATATTTCAAGctgaagaaatatgaaaatgatctgaagaaaaactttcttattttcttattaagcAGATCATAAAACCCTCATATGAGGGATGCCTTCTGTATTCccagcaggaaggaatatccgtACCTCCAAAGATGAAGGAATGCAGAGAGCAATCTGAACAAATAGACCTtactatttttcccatttgcttcACTTAGCTCTGACTCTTTCTCCTATCTTATATTTccatgactttcttttctttatcataCCTAGCATAAAAACTCATTTCCAACCACCTCTTtgagccttcatttctttttgaaagctcTCATGTGACATAAaacttacattaaatattttttttaaaaatattttttttcttgttacctgGGTACCAGGCAAGAA
Proteins encoded in this window:
- the LOC116585771 gene encoding LOW QUALITY PROTEIN: olfactory receptor 14A2 (The sequence of the model RefSeq protein was modified relative to this genomic sequence to represent the inferred CDS: inserted 3 bases in 2 codons; deleted 1 base in 1 codon), with translation MTNVTLVAGFLLVGFSNIQELQILYWVLFLMIYLAILMSNLLIITLTTLELQIQTPMYFFLKNLFFLDVFLVSVPIPKFILNSLTYNNSISTLGCAFQLLLMTSFEAGEVIVLTAMSYDCYVAICCPLNDEVTMNAGAWLLMAGVSWAIGGLFGTLYTTGTSFMPFCGSNVIPQFFCDVSSLLRISCPETLLVVYTSIGTGIXLGMSCFICIVISYVYIFSTVLKIPTXEGQSKAFSTCFPHLIVFTLFIITACFVYLKPSANPPSVIDRLLSVIYTVVPPILNPISYSLRNKDMKQAIMRLLHKTCGH